The Vicia villosa cultivar HV-30 ecotype Madison, WI linkage group LG1, Vvil1.0, whole genome shotgun sequence genome includes a region encoding these proteins:
- the LOC131659375 gene encoding uncharacterized protein LOC131659375, translated as MADQEQHNMEVRMEIDELKGSITKLTEMMQVLIARDAEPQRTVVAEVSEAVEDPIPVQRPPSTWPEFGLPPGYTPPFANTLGVGLSAQQIAPIPVVAEQSPIVHTTVQPTFNNPPFVYHVDDSERGDQEHNHEVEEVKEKYNVLEKRLKVVEGNDIFGFDTMNLCLVSDLTVPTKFKVPEFEKYKGHTCPKDHLTMYFRKMAAYANNDKLLVHIFQDSLAGASLKWYMSLKREHIQTWRDLGEAFLKQYKYNMDLAPDRRQLQTMTMRDRETFKVYAQRWRELAAQVEPPLAEKELTGMFMDTLKPVFYEKMIGSISSSFADLVTIGERVEEGLKNGKIVNAAESSNNNQAKRFPGNFQRKKEGEINAVVTSGEETQNPQPYQVPTYPQAPFMPYYQYPHVAAAQHQQPYFPMPSHQQPWNASHQNASQSAPQNAQQSQNRQQNQNRPQKDPPKEPRRIDPIPMTYTELWPALIHKSLIAPRPTKAPTPPFSKGYNPNAKCAFHSGVVGHSIEDCWVLKEKVQDLIESKMLTFRDINPNVVTNPLPH; from the coding sequence ATGGCTGACCAAGAGCAACACAACATGGAAGTTAGGATGGAAATCGACGAATTGAAGGGAAGCATCACCAAGCTCACTGAGATGATGCAAGTGCTAATAGCTAGGGATGCTGAACCCCAAAGAACTGTCGTAGCTGAAGTCTCCGAAGCTGTTGAAGATCCCATTCCCGTTCAGAGGCCACCTTCTACTTGGCCAGAATTTGGTTTACCACCTGGTTATACTCCCCCATTCGCGAATACTTTGGGAGTAGGACTTTCTGCGCAACAAATTGCACCAATACCGGTCGTCGCTGAACAGTCACCGATTGTTCACACTACTGTTCAGCCTACTTTCAACAATCCTCCTTTTGTCTATCATGTTGATGATTCCGAACGTGGTGATCAAGAACACAACCACGAGGTGGAGGAAGTGAAAGAAAAGTACAATGTCCTCGAGAAAAGGTTGAAAGTCGTTGAAGGAAATGACATTTTTGGATTTGACACCATGAACCTCTGCTTGGTTTCTGACTTGACTGTACCTACAAAGTTCAAAGTCCCTGAATTCGAAAAGTACAAGGGGCATACTTGTCCTAAAGATCATCTGACTATGTACTTTCGCAAGATGGCCGCTTATGCCAACAATGACAAATTGCTTGTTCACATCTTTCAAGATAGCTTGGCTGGAGCTTCTCTGAAATGGTACATGAGTTTGAAGAGGGAGCATATCCAAACGTGGAGAGACTTAGGCGAAGCTTtcctgaaacaatacaagtacaacatgGACTTAGCCCCTGATCGCAGACAACTTCAGACTATGACCATGAGAGATAGAGAAACTTTCAAAGTGTATGcccaacgctggagagagctagctgcTCAAGTCGAACCTCCTCTTGCTGAAAAAGAGCTTACTGGTATGTTTATGGATACCTTGAAGCCAGTCTTCTATGAGAAAATGATTGGAAGTATCTCTTCTAGCTTTGCTGATTTGGTCACTATTGGAGAAAGGGTTGAAGAAGGCTTGAAAAATGGTAAGATTGTCAATGCTGCTGAATCATCCAACAACAACCAAGCAAAGAGATTTCCTGGAAACTTCCAGAGGAAGAAAGAAGGAGAAATTAATGCTGTTGTGACTAGTGGTGAAGAAACTCAAAATCCACAACCTTACCAAGTTCCAACTTATCCACAAGCACCATTCATGCCTTACTATCAGTATCCACATGTTGCGGCTGCTCAACATCAACAACCGTACTTCCCAATGCCATCGCATCAACAACCATGGAACGCTTCTCATCAGAATGCTTCACAAAGTGCTCCTCAGAATGCTCAACAAAGTCAGAATAGGCAGCAGAATCAGAATAGGCCTCAGAAAGATCCGCCAAAGGAGCCTCGCCGCATCGACCCAATTCCAATGACTTACACTGAATTGTGGCCTGCACTAATCCATAAGTCGTTGATAGCTCCTAGGCCAACTAAAGCTCCAACTCCACCGTTCTCCAAAGGATATAATCCTAATGCTAAATGTGCTTTTCATAGTGGAGTAGTTGGTCATTCCATTGAAGACTGTTGGGTTCTGAAGGAGAAGGTTCAAGATCTGATCGAAAGCAAGATGCTCACCTTCCGAGATATTAATCCAAATGTGGTCACTAATCCCCTACCCCATTGA